The genome window GTTATGCAAATGAGTCATGCAGGGCTTTACACGGGTTAGTAGCAACATAAATTGGAAAGCAGCTTGGCAACAGACTTCAATCCACTAGTGTCACACCCacagaaataaaccaaagaaggaagactataaaatattaaatgcataatattaaaatgttcacttattaagtatcacatgatctcactcatttgttgaatataatgaacaacgtaaactgatgaacaaaaatagattcagagacatagaaacatcgaacagactgtcaaacctcagagggaaggcaggggagggtgaaatgggggagggtaagagatcaacaaaaggacttgtatgcatgcatataagcataaccaatggacatagacagtaggggggtgagggcatgtgctgggggtgtggGAGCAGCCGGGAAGcagttaatggggggaaagggagacatatataatacttccaacaataaagaatttaaattttttttaagttcacttATTTTccttaataggaaaaaaaaaccattAACAATACTAAATAAATATGCAGCCATAGGTTACTGGCTTACTGTGAACTGAACTCAACTGAATGCACTGGTGCTTATGGTCTTTACggtaaataagaaaatgtgaaaGGTTATTTAGGACAAAATACCAGGaggaaagaacagaaatataaaactttatCAGTGTGGTGATTTAACTCTTAGACATAATCTGTGTGACTATGCATTGGGaaggatgaaagaaatggaaagaaactcACTCAACAAGGTGGAAACATCCTAAGTCACTTGTGTGTAGTGGCTTTGTGGTCTCCCGCCCCCACTCCGAACTAGTCAGGACAATGCCTTCCAGAATGAAGTCTGTAGGCCTGTCGTCAGGTTAGTGTTCCTGAGGTCCTGTTCTCACAATCTGTATCCTCACTTGCAGAATCTGAAAGCAGGTGAAATTCCCCAGCCTGATTTTCCAGATGACTATAATCTGGGGGACATTTTCCTAGGAGTGGAGTATATCTTCCAGCAatgcaaagaaaatgaagattACTATGACATCCTGACTGTAAGTAGGAATGCTGAAATGACAGGGTCTGCCTAGCAAAGAAATACCGTGTCCTTAATCCAGGCCATAAAGAGTTTGGCTACGTGCCACCTGTGTCCACACTATTGCCCACGGGAAGAACAAGGGTTATTGAGGGAGACCCACAGAGAGGGAGAtccacagagaggaagatgtCGGAACGGGATCTGCATGCCCTGTGGCAGTGCCAAGGACAGGAAGAGGACAGGGAGTTTCTTGGTAACTGAGATATGAGATAAGGGAAACTCCCAGTAGTGACCTTGTTTTAGCTTTTACCTTGAGCTCAGCAGGCTGTGTAGTTAACGCAGGCTTGCTAAATAAGCTTCTTAGGAAACTGCCCAAAGTGGACAAAATTCTAGCATCCAGGGCCTTCCAGATCTGTCCTCagcttattatattaaaaaaaaagggggggggttcTGAAAGTATTGAGTGTGATAGAGTCATATTTTAACTTCCCCAAGGATTCAATTGAGGGGTCTTCCTTTGGCCAAATAGCCACATCCTGAAATATgttgcggggcgggggcggggggtgtcctaGTGCTTCCACATGAGACTCAGTGTGAGCAGgtttttggggtgggggaggaggtttCCCTTTCTTCCTGAGCAACAGGAAGCCCAGTGTAGTCAGGACTGGTCAGCATGTCCAGCTCTGGGATCTCTGTGGCCAGCAGTGATGCaccccagggggagggggacgtgATCGAGGGTGCAATTGTGGATATCTGATTTCACTTCCCGGCACCTCCTGAGGGTTCTGTATCAAAGTAGAGGGCCAGCCCACCACTCCTGTGACCCTCATTCCCCGTCACAGGACCAGCCAGCCACTCTCCACCCTCCTGGCTGCCAACTGCACGTAGGCCCCTTCTAATAGCCCTGAGTACCCTCCAACTACCACCTTATCATCCAAATCTCACCACTCCTCcgacccttccctctgccctgaaAAGCAGGTGTCTTCTCAGGAAATAATCACTGACCCTCCCTACCCCAGAGATCCTGGTCTTCACATCCCTGACAGGGCCCTGGTCTACCTGATGTTTTCTGAACCCCGCCCATGTTCTCATTGCCCACTCACACCCTCGGTGCTGCTGCCACCGATTCCCGAAGCCCTTCCTGGGCCCAGAGGAGGGTTCCTAACCTCCCACCAGATGTGGGCTAagctctccctgccttcctcctcccctggctcctggcttgGTCATGGTCAGCCCCTGAGGCAGCTTTTTAATTGTTCCAACAGGTGACTGCCACTCATGGGCTCTGTCATCTACTGGGCTTCACACATAACACAGAGGCCACGTGGCAGAAGGTAGGTGCCATCCCCCCACAAGCCAGGGCTGCCCGACCTGCCCCTTGCAGTCGATGAAAACCAAAATTggaaaaaacagtaaaataaggaattttatacgtgtttactttatttttaaaacttttacaatgtttgttttaaatagtgGGCTCCCCAAATGCTGTTAGCTGTATTATTAACTCACTATTGAAAGTCTGAGCAGAGAGACTGAATTCTAAAAATTCCATGAAATTCTGATGGCTTAATCTTCGTGAGAGAAACTGTGATGCTATTTATCAGTTGCGAACAGGATTTAAAATGCAGGCGTCTGATAGAGACCTATGGTGTCAAGTTATGGAGCCGTTGGTTTCCTCGAAGGGTGCAATGTTTTACCCGCTTGTAAAGGTCCATGTTGGTATACAAACCATATTGTGTTTAATAAACTCAAACTGTACTTGTAGTCAAATAGTCAGATTCTCTGAAAGGCATAAGCAACTTTTTCATTAACAAAAGAAGTCCCTGGCACACTTGTCCTCTCCCCCGGCCATCCTAGGCTGGGTCCACACCAGCCTCACCCTGGCTCCACCTCCCCTTCCTGTCAGATGCCGGCCCTGCTGTGGCCCCTTCGCCccttcctcctcagccctccGCCTCTACATCCAACAGATCTAAGTCTCAGTGTGTGCAGTCTGCCAGGGACCCCAGCCCTCCAAGCCCTGACCATCCTTCCCCCTGGAGGAGCCAtctgcacccccaccctcccctgtgtCCTGCGCCTGTACTCCTGTGACCCCAAGCAGGCTCTCCTCTTTCCTACCCAAGATcaccccctctgccccagcccacagcctctcctgccGTCTCCATTGTTCACCCTGCAGGCAGCATTTTGGCACTCGGTGCACAGGTGCTGGGCACCCATGAGCAGAACCTTGAGGGGAGCCCTATGGCCAAGGCTCCCCATGCCATAGCCTTGGGGACACGGGCCTCAGGGAGGGATTTGCTGAGGAGGGGACCCTGGGCTGAGCCAGGGACTCCCCAGGGCCTgagcagccaggccagctgggcaagTCCAGGGCTGGTTTTCGTTCCTTCGTTGCAGATgtaccagaaggagaagcagGTTCTCGAGGAGCTTAGCCGGCGCACGGGGGCCAGGCTCCAGCCCCTGAGCAGGGACCTCTTCTGATGAGCACAGCCCACGACACAGGTAGTACCTGAGGGACCCTCCAGGACACAGGGACTCCGTGTGGATGGGAGTTGACCCCTCCCCGTGGGTCCCGAGGATCAGAGGCTTCCCCACACGGAGGGCTGGTCAATGCCCAAGCCGGGGCTAAATTCCATGAGTGGAACTATTTCCTAAAGTACAGGAGAAATTTCCATTCATGTCTTTACTTAGAACACAGTGGACATGTTATTTTCAGTATTGTAGATAAAACAGTTCTAAACTCTTAGTGCATCtaacctgcccctcccagggttTCTGCCTTTGGTAATGaaacctttctctctcccacctttGCAGCCACCCAGGAGGATGAAACAAGCGGCCTGGGGGCATATATGTGGGAGCAGATGGTGGAGGGGACAGGCACCTAGCCAGCCAGTCGGGGCCCCCATCACCTGAACCTGTCAGGTCAGGATCTTGACCACAACACAGGGAGTTCCAAGAGGTCACGGCGGTAACACAGCCTCTCCGATCCTTTTCGGCCCTAACAACTAGGGATGCTGCAATTCTGAGAACTTGGTTTCCCCTATGAGTCTATGTAAGAAACATGAAAACCAGTGTGTTAGAAACACATTTCCCACTGGATTTGTGTCCTGTCTCAGTCTGCACTTCCCCCAGCTCTCGGGGATTAGGGCTTGAGCCTTTGACATTCCTGAGTCACCGTTGGCTGCGCATGGCCCGCTTGTAATCACAAAGCTCTTGGCTCTGAAATCCTTTTTAAGAGACTGAAGGGGTCCTGAGACCTGCTGGTCTTGTCCCTCCATGTGCCTTCATCAGCACCAGGTACCCCCAAGAGGCTTTCCACGTGACTCCCATGTGACCCCATGTGATTCCCCCTGCTCAGGAGGTGTACTGAACTGAGTGTTTCCAGTTTACCAGATTCCCCAAAGACAGTGGACTTGTCAGATGCCTTCCCTCTGTTAATAACGTGGAGAAATAAAACCGAAGCCATGTTAGAAAAAATTCATGTGAAAATAGGAACTATGGCCAGACCTTTAATTGGTGCGTTTAACAAGAGACTGGGCTGTGGGACGGTTCGGCCCTGACGTCAGCCCAGAGGGGACCTGCGTGCAGTGAAGCGGGCATCGTGCCTCCTCCGACATCCTCCTGGAGAACCCGAGGGTGCAAAGACAGTGTTCCTGCTTCTGAGGAACTTAGGGAACCAGCTGATGTACCCCAAAAGGGGCCATGAAAGCATgctactactaaaaaatgacatttacaggaaaactattaaaaagcaggagaacaTAATCCCACCAAAGGAAAAGAGTaacaggaagtacagagagtaaAGGTATCAGCCCagcggtgtgggtcagtggttgagcatcagccgaTGAACccagattgattcctggtcagggcacatgcccgggtgcaggctgtgcaggaggcagctactcgatgtttctgtctctctatcccactccctttctctttaaaatcaataaaaacatttttttaaaaagagtaaaggtAACAGACTCATCAGGTGAGAAACCCAACAGAACCAGAAGAGCCTcggtccccagccccctcctcaggAGCCGTGTGCAGCTCTGCGGGTTTATTCGCAGGAGAAAGGCCGGGCCAGCGGGTGGATCTGCCTGTCACCAGTGCTTCCTCCCAGGACAGCACATCACAGTCTCAGCCACTGCTTTCCTCCCTCGCCTCTGGGCTGTCTCCCATAGGAAGGTTTATATTCTTATGTGGCTAAATCTGTGCTATGGATCAtcttcctgtggctgctgggcATCTTTTCTGACAACATCCCTGTTGATCTCACTGTCAGGCTTCCACCTGGTTTTTCTGACCACGTCCCTGAGGGAAGAGGGACAGGGACCGTGGGGCCCACCAGGCAGGTGTCGGGGGCTCACTGGCCCGGAGCCGGAGCGGGTGCAGGCAGGAAACCTTCAGGCACAGCCCTAGAGGAAAGGCAAGAGTCTGGGTGTCGTTACTGCCCCGCAGGGCTCAGGTGCACGGGGCAGGTGAGCTCTGCTCTGGGGATCAGGAGGGACCCGCAGCCATGCTTGGACTGGACATACCCAGGGTCATCTGGGTTAGACAAATGACCCAAGCTGCACACAGCGTCCCCAGGAGGTTGCCGTGGGGTCCACACTCAGCtatggtgatgggggtggggggaggctccATGGTCCCACCTGTGTCCCTCAGGAGATGGCAGGGCCTTTCCAGTCCCCTTTCCCAATTCCCTCTGCAGCCTAGGGACCTGACAGAGACCTACGTCCACTGGCTTCTCagtaggggtggggaagggcaatGGGGTTCCGGGATCCTTACGTGCTAAGGGCAGCGGCAGAGGGGGCGGCCACGTGACGCATGGTGGGCAGGAAGCTGGCGGCAGGTGGGAGGACGGTGGCGGAGACCACCGAGGGCCACGTGGAGTAAGCCACGGGTGAGCCAGGTGCGGCCGCCTGCATCGGGGCTGGGGGCgcatagtggtggtgatggtgcacGGAGGGCGGCTTCTGCCTCTCAGCTCGCAGCCCGGCGGGGTGAGGCCACTGCAGGCCCTCGGCACAGCACAAACACCCGCTCGTTTCAACGGGGACCTGCTGCTTCAGgcacccctcttcccccacccccgctcccgtTCCTGACTTAGGGTGGCCTCAGAGCccaggaagggcagggaagagggggagaaatggggggtaggggggagaacTCATCCCAGGGAAGCAGCTTTCTGGGCCTCAAACTGCACAACCCATTCCTCATCTGAGGGGACAAGGGGAGCACTGGGGGATTTCACGGCCAGATTCCAGGCGCCCAGAGCTAAAAATGTGCTTTTCGGAGTTACACAGATGCACCATTTCCAGAAGTGCTTACTTGGGTGGCCTCCTTTACCTGGTGTCTGCTCCAGGCTGAGCCtacctgcagggtggggggcaggggtgtggctTGCGGTCCCCTGGAGGaagcaggggccattgggggcacGGCTTGGAGCATCAGGTTCTGCATGATGACCTGGTGCATCTGTGCGTTCTGCAGCAGCATCATCTCCACCATGTCTgaaagggtggggaggaggggctcggTCACACACACAGGGCTCGCCCTCGGGTCTCACCTGAGAACAGAGCTTTAGAGCAGCCTATTTGTTGAAACAGGTGTAGGGTGTTACAGGTATCTGTTCCTcctggggcggggatggggggggtgggggagggtcacaTTCCCAGACCTGAAATTTCCAGGTCAGAGGGTGTGTGTGCTGTAAAGTGTGTGGACGGTGTCCAGTTGGGCTCCTAGGAGGTGGCTCCTCTTGCCTTCCTGTAGCAGATTCCTCAAGGCCATCGGGGCTGCATGGTGGCCCCTGACCTCAGAACAatggccttatttggaaaaagggtctttgcagatgtaatgaaggatcttgagatgagatcattcTGGCTTATCCAGATGGGGCCCAAGTCCAAGGGCAAGTGTGTTTATAAGAGACaggcagagggagatggagaCCAAAGGGGAACACAGACACGGACAGAGACGAGCCATTGAGCTCCAGCCCAGGACACCTGGAGCCACCGCTGAAAGAGGCAGGAGGACCCTCCCTGGAGGGAGAATGGCCCTGGGACACCTGGGTTCTGCCTCCAGACTGTGACAGTGGATTTCTGTGGTTTTCAGCCACCTGGCTGGTGGTGCTTTGTTACGGCAGCTCCGGGATAAATTCACCAACTCTGGATGCTATAAAATGTGTAAATTTTGTCGGCGTGAGAGGTAAACATGGGTTGTTTGCACAGCAGCTAGGTCCAGGAAATTAGGCATTTCCTCCAGGCTCTGTCAGACTCACCAAAGGAAGGCAGGTCCGCTAGGACGATTCATACGCCCAGGCAAACTAACAGGAGCctggaggcccaggggcaggggctcAGCAGGACACAGGACCCCAGCCAACAGCCTCCCCACTCCAACTGAAACTCTCCCCTGGGTCCCCAGTGGGCCAGCCcaccctgcagattttggactaACCAGGCCTCCATAATTGCACAGGCCAATTCCTTAAAACgcaccttcctctctgtatacacatcctattgattctgtttctctacAGAACCCTGACTAACACAGATTTTGCCACAAGTTTGGGGCACGATGGGAGGTGCAGACCCAGAGCCAGATCCTGCAGCAGCACAGCTGTGGGAACTCTGACCCTGCATGACAAGCAGCTGGACAGGCTGTCTGGCGGCCCCATCTGGGAAAGGCCCTTGAGACTTGCGtgtgcctgggctggggcagaccccacccaccagcagcagtgggagcctcTGAGGGGACACTTCCCAGTCAGGCCCCCAGGACTCCCACTGATAGAGTCAGGAGTGAAAAGATTACATTACACAGGAGCACAGGAATGGACACATCCTGTTCGCTAAAGGGACGCTTCCTGACAGAGGGACACGGTAGTGCAATTGGAGAACCTTCAGTAAACGACACCGGATCAAACTGATGCCAcggcaaaaagaaaataacattgagccgaaaccggtttggttcagtggatagagcgtcggcctgcggactgaggggtcccgggttcaattccggttaagggcatgtaccttggtttcgggcacatccccagtggggggtgtgcaggaggcagctgatcgatgtttctctctcatcaatgtttctagctctctatccctctcccttcctctctgtaaaaaaatcaataaaatatatattaagaaaatagcATTGATCCCTAACTCATCGCACGCACACATCCACTCCAGATGGATCGTGAATCTGAATGTGAAACTTAAATGTGAGACAATATGACCTTGAGCAGGTAAAAACTTCAGACAGGACACCCAAGGCACTAATCACAAAGGAAAGAGCCCAAAACCTATTAGTGGAGTTAAGAACTCCACCTAAAGACATTAAGAGTGAAAGGGCAGGCCACAAAAGGACTTAATATTTGTAATACGTATGTCAAAAAGGGACCCGTTGTAGACTATCAAGAATTCCTATGAATCAATGAGAGGCAAGCAACCTGAAAGAAAAATGGGCAACATACTTAAATGGGCACTTCACACAAATGGGTATCAAATGGCCAATAACTAtagagtgtcccaaaaaatgtatgtacacactttgagtaattatgaaggcaatgtttattaaagtacatttcacTTGCAAAATTGAGCTgttgaagtgtgtatacattttttgggggacaccctgtatataaaagGTGAAACGTAAATTAAAGCCAGAATGATCTACTAGTCATGCCCACCAGATtggcaaaaatggaaaaaaatctgaaaacaccGAGTGTTGGTGCATTGCTGTGGGCAACTGAAAGTCTCCTTCCTTTCTGTGGCATGTACAACATGGAATCACCACTCGGGAAGACTGCCTGGCAGTGTTCCCTGACTGGGCCATCTCCTTCCCCAGCACGTGCTCCCCACGCATGTCCCGTCACCAGAGACAGCTACGTCCAGAACAGCACTGCTGTAGGAGCCCCCGCAGGGAAGAATTGGAACATCCAACCCCAAAAAGAATGCACCAGTCCTTGCCAGTGTGACGTCCCTGCACATGGGTGTCGTCCCATGTACAGAAAGGTTggcggttcaattcccggtcagggcacatgcccgaccCTCGGTAGGGGGACTGCAGAAAACAACCAATcaaggtttctttctctctgtctcccgctcctttcctctctctctaaaaatctatttaaaaacctttttttttttttttaatgcatccttagctggtttggatcagtagataaagcgttggcctgtggactaaaaggtgctgtgtgattccattttacATAAGGTTCCTAGAGGAGTcagattcatagacacagaaattAGATGGTGggtgtcaggggctgggggaggggaatgtgAATTAGTGTTTAATGGGACAGAGTTTTAGTTCgggaagatgagaaagttctaAAGATCTGTTGCATAACAATGAATATCATTAACACCACTTAaacatggttaagatggtaaattttatgctttgtgttttttagcacaatttttatttatttatttattaaaaatactagaggcccggtgcacgaaattcatgcatgggtggggtccctaggcccttggcccccctgggaaaggggccctgtccgctgccacccacccctggttccctgtcccagcccagggcccggccccaatcaggcaatcggggcctgctggcgggggtggtggagggggggagggagggacagcggggagggggaccatgggaggttgactgtgggagcacactgaccaccagggggcagctcctgtgttgagcgtctgcgccccggtggtcagtgcgtgtcatagtgactgatcattcCAGTCATTTGATCAAAATGGTTGCttaagtgcatatatatatatatattattattattattattattattgatttcagagaggaagggaaagggagaagaaacatcgatgaaagagaaacaacaacatcgattggctgcctcctgcacgccccctgctgaggatcgagcctgcaacctgggcgtgtgctctgactgggaatagaaccggtgacctcttggtgcatgggtcaacactcaaccactgagccacaccagctgggaaagtcctctttcttttatatcttttcttcaCTCCGCGATATCCATCATGGAAACATTTCTCAAAGTTAAAGCCATGTTCATGTTGGTAACAGGTGACTTCAGTTGAGTAGCCAGAAGCTGACTCTAAATGACTGTCCtgcttacaaaatatttttcctttcagtAGAGAATTTCATAAGCCCACAACAATATTAATATCGAACACTTACCTTCCTTAATACTTCCAGACCTTTGagctgggaaggcctggggagggggaatcTGTGCGATGAGTGGCTGCTGAGGTAGCTGCTGAATGAtggtgggaggagcctgggggaCCTAGGAAGACCAGGTGACTAGCTACTGAATGCGTCCTTGGAGAGAGTGTGCTACAGCACCCACCTATCCACACACTCACCCATGCATCTACCCACCCAccaacccatccacccacccatcaacCCAAcaaaccacccacccacccatctacacatccatccacctatcaactcacccacccactctctcacctacccactcacccactTACCCATGCATCTACCTAGTCATCCAACCATCCACCAACCTGTCCATCTacttatctatccatccatccaaggGGAACTTTGCTGATTAACCCTAGAGGTTGACTTGATGGCTGAACAGATAATTATGTGAGTCTGGGCATTAGCTTACGACATGATATCTTATGGATTGAATGTTTGCATAAAACACCCCCCTCCCTGCAACTTATGCGTTGAAATTAAGGTCTGAAGCTTCTCCTGGTCATTTTGAAGTTTTGAAAAAGAGTTAAAACACTTCTTCCCCTAATTCAGTGTCCTCCTAATGCTGAACTTCCCTAATACTTCTACTCCTAGAGCAAAAGTTAGGACCTGGGACCCCAgcctctcatcctatataataaaaggctaatatgcaaattaactgaactgtggaacaaccggcctctatgatgtgcactgaccaccagggggcagatgcttaacacaagagctgctccctggtgatcagtgcgctcccacaggaggagcgcgactcagccagaagctgggctcacggctggtgagcgcagaggtggtggcaggagcctctcctgccttggtGGCAGCaccaaggatgtctgactgatggctcccagactgtgagagggagcaggccaggctgagggacacccctccgccctgagtgcacgaatttcgtgcactgggtctctagtctataataaggGGACAAGATCACAATCCCCAAAGGCCTGTCTCAGGGTACCTGCGAGGATGACTGAGATGAGCCCCTGATGTCCTTGTGCGTGCCTGGATGTGGTGAGTGCACCACTGTGGGCTCTTAGCCAAAACAACCTCTTCAGAGCACTCACAGGGCTGCTGAGCTTGCTGCAGATGGGCGGTCTCCGTGGGCACAGAGCCTTCCCACAGTGGTTCTGCCCCTGGGTTCACCGGGAGGAAGACCTACCGAGTGTTGGATGACCCGAGGCAGCtccaggggtggtgggggtggggaggcggcagGGTAGATGCCAGGGGGCACCTCTGTTGGCAGCGCTGACCCACGGGCTCCTCTGCTGGGCCCTGTCCAGGAGCGGGCGTGGGCGCGGGAGAGCTCTTCCAGGAGGTATTGTTCCTGCAACGCCAAGCAGAGACTGCGGCTCAGAGGGGCAGCCACTaacctggggtgggaggtgtgcCCTGGGCTCTTCCCTG of Eptesicus fuscus isolate TK198812 chromosome 3, DD_ASM_mEF_20220401, whole genome shotgun sequence contains these proteins:
- the C3H21orf58 gene encoding uncharacterized protein C21orf58 homolog; amino-acid sequence: MLDSTVADQMARLTLKLLEKKLEQEREDVEGDSEDPHLVPGHEDRPDAALQSALRRRKDLQQRLWEQYLLEELSRAHARSWTGPSRGARGSALPTEVPPGIYPAASPPPPPLELPRVIQHSVPQAPPTIIQQLPQQPLIAQIPPPQAFPAQRSGSIKEDMVEMMLLQNAQMHQVIMQNLMLQAVPPMAPASSRGPQATPLPPTLQWPHPAGLRAERQKPPSVHHHHHYAPPAPMQAAAPGSPVAYSTWPSVVSATVLPPAASFLPTMRHVAAPSAAALSTDVVRKTRWKPDSEINRDVVRKDAQQPQEDDP
- the YBEY gene encoding endoribonuclease YbeY isoform X1, whose translation is MLLYRRFLKCPRCPPEMSLVLRNLQRAIPLRRVPLRQRMEIVRSILGVQKFDLGIICVDNKSIQHINRIYREKNIPTDVLSFPFHENLKAGEIPQPDFPDDYNLGDIFLGVEYIFQQCKENEDYYDILTVTATHGLCHLLGFTHNTEATWQKMYQKEKQVLEELSRRTGARLQPLSRDLF
- the YBEY gene encoding endoribonuclease YbeY isoform X2, whose translation is MSLVLRNLQRAIPLRRVPLRQRMEIVRSILGVQKFDLGIICVDNKSIQHINRIYREKNIPTDVLSFPFHENLKAGEIPQPDFPDDYNLGDIFLGVEYIFQQCKENEDYYDILTVTATHGLCHLLGFTHNTEATWQKMYQKEKQVLEELSRRTGARLQPLSRDLF